Proteins co-encoded in one Sphingopyxis sp. BE259 genomic window:
- a CDS encoding phosphatidylserine/phosphatidylglycerophosphate/cardiolipin synthase family protein, translating into MTDAPCPADDPDKLTADVAGHRLEVIVDGDQRLERILALLNGAIRSIDIVMYIFEHDGAGTRVLDAMMAAAQRGVQVRAVIDSFGSSDTSDDIFAPLRAAGGSVTFFSRRWRSSYLVRNHQKLLLIDEAVAVTGGFNIAAPYLGTQPGQCWFDLGIVVRGPSVARMVAWFAEIHDYTLNNDGKLLMLRRLIREWPVDSGPVTWLVGGPTQRLSPWARAVRTDLTGARQLDMVMAYFSPGQGMLRRLGRVARDGRARFIMAAKSDNAATIGASRLLYGYLLRKRALIWEYQPCKLHMKLIVIDDVVYVGTANFDMRSLFVNVEVMLRVADAGFAAQMRAFIAAQQNDCDDITIAVHKARAGWLTRLRWTLAWFVVGVADYTVSRRLNFGLGETDPDLEV; encoded by the coding sequence ATGACCGATGCGCCCTGCCCTGCCGACGACCCTGACAAGCTGACGGCAGACGTGGCCGGGCACCGGCTGGAGGTCATCGTCGACGGCGACCAGCGGCTCGAACGCATCCTCGCGCTGCTGAACGGCGCGATCCGCAGCATCGACATCGTCATGTATATTTTCGAGCATGACGGCGCCGGAACCCGCGTCCTTGATGCGATGATGGCGGCGGCACAGCGCGGGGTTCAGGTTCGCGCCGTCATCGACAGTTTCGGCTCGTCGGATACGTCCGACGACATCTTTGCCCCGCTGCGCGCAGCTGGCGGCAGCGTCACCTTTTTTTCTCGGCGCTGGCGGTCAAGCTATCTGGTCCGCAATCACCAGAAACTGTTGCTGATTGACGAAGCGGTGGCGGTGACCGGCGGTTTCAATATCGCCGCACCCTATCTGGGAACGCAGCCCGGCCAATGCTGGTTCGACTTGGGTATCGTCGTGCGCGGCCCGTCGGTTGCGCGCATGGTCGCCTGGTTCGCCGAAATCCACGATTACACTTTAAACAACGACGGCAAGTTGCTGATGCTGCGCCGCCTGATCCGCGAATGGCCGGTGGATAGCGGACCAGTGACCTGGCTGGTCGGCGGCCCGACCCAGCGGCTCTCGCCGTGGGCGCGCGCGGTGCGCACCGACCTAACCGGCGCGCGCCAGCTCGACATGGTCATGGCCTATTTCTCGCCCGGCCAGGGTATGTTGCGGCGGCTCGGCCGGGTCGCGCGCGATGGCCGCGCGCGCTTCATCATGGCGGCGAAGTCCGACAATGCGGCGACGATCGGCGCCTCGCGGCTGCTCTATGGCTATCTGCTACGCAAACGCGCGCTGATCTGGGAATATCAGCCGTGCAAGCTGCACATGAAGCTGATCGTCATCGACGATGTCGTTTATGTCGGCACCGCCAATTTCGACATGCGAAGTCTGTTCGTGAATGTCGAGGTGATGCTGCGCGTCGCCGACGCCGGTTTCGCGGCGCAGATGCGCGCGTTTATCGCGGCGCAGCAGAACGACTGCGACGACATCACGATCGCGGTGCACAAGGCGCGCGCCGGGTGGCTGACCCGGCTGCGCTGGACGCTGGCGTGGTTTGTCGTCGGTGTCGCCGACTACACCGTGTCGCGGCGGCTGAACTTCGGGCTCGGCGAAACCGATCCCGATCTGGAAGTTTAG
- a CDS encoding peptidylprolyl isomerase produces MKHLLLAAAAASLVAPVAAQELTSIPSPGEIAAAAPVSDWIAIAPSDLLVMDLTPDAKSKPRRIVIQLMPAPFSQGWIGNIRKLAAAHWWDGTSVNRVQDNYVVQWGDATEKKALPEGLVTVPEGQYTSGLSEWQARNAERDAKRQPRQASAILLPRVEPDPYPDWHSRDAYAQWADFYSGWPVATSGYGWDQVWWPVHCYGMVGVGRNMSPDTGSGAELYTVIGHAPRHLDRNIALIGRVVSGIEHLSSLPRGTGALGFYEIEAERVPIASIRIATELAAADQPRFEYLSTESDSFARYADARTNRRDPFFIKPAGGADICNIPVPVRATAPK; encoded by the coding sequence ATGAAACATCTGCTTCTGGCCGCCGCCGCGGCTTCACTCGTCGCCCCGGTCGCCGCGCAGGAGCTCACATCGATTCCGTCGCCCGGCGAGATCGCGGCCGCCGCGCCGGTCAGCGACTGGATTGCGATTGCGCCGTCCGACCTGCTGGTGATGGACCTGACGCCCGACGCCAAGAGCAAGCCGCGCCGCATCGTCATCCAGCTGATGCCCGCGCCTTTCAGCCAGGGGTGGATCGGCAACATCCGCAAACTCGCCGCCGCGCACTGGTGGGACGGGACGAGCGTCAACCGGGTGCAGGACAATTATGTCGTGCAATGGGGTGATGCGACCGAGAAGAAGGCACTGCCTGAGGGTTTAGTGACGGTGCCGGAGGGTCAGTATACGTCCGGCCTTTCCGAATGGCAGGCTCGCAATGCGGAGCGCGATGCAAAGCGTCAGCCGCGGCAGGCGTCGGCAATCTTGTTGCCGCGCGTCGAACCTGACCCCTATCCCGACTGGCATAGTCGCGACGCATATGCACAGTGGGCGGACTTCTATTCCGGCTGGCCGGTTGCCACTTCGGGATATGGCTGGGACCAAGTTTGGTGGCCCGTCCACTGCTATGGCATGGTCGGAGTCGGTCGCAACATGTCGCCCGACACCGGCAGCGGCGCCGAACTCTACACCGTGATCGGCCACGCCCCGCGCCATCTGGACCGGAATATCGCGCTGATCGGGCGCGTTGTCAGCGGCATCGAGCATCTGTCGAGCTTGCCGCGCGGAACCGGCGCGCTGGGATTCTATGAGATCGAAGCCGAGCGGGTGCCGATCGCCTCGATCCGCATCGCCACCGAACTCGCCGCTGCCGACCAGCCGCGATTTGAATATCTTTCAACCGAAAGCGACAGCTTCGCCCGCTACGCCGACGCGCGCACCAATCGCCGCGATCCTTTCTTCATCAAGCCTGCGGGTGGCGCCGACATCTGCAATATCCCGGTGCCCGTCCGCGCGACCGCCCCGAAATAG
- a CDS encoding MFS transporter, with protein sequence MAKTSGAIPADRMTILFAVMLVAAAGNTAMQSILPAIGAKLHIPDVWVSLAFSWSALLWVMTAPYWARQSDKRGRKALMALGVIGFMLSMALCGVALWSGLQGYLAAGTTFVIFALFRSLYGGFGSAAPPAVQAYVAARTDPAERTQALSLVSSSFGLGTVIGPAIAPFFILPFVGLAGPLLVFALIGLLVLIMLRWRLPDDVPRFAARGAIVAYPTSAGSPATATDDSDHDVVDPGAASAPPLRWSDTRVRPWLLAGLYGGQAQAMMLGVIGFLILDRLDLRLNPDEGAAMTGIVLMAGAFATLLSQWGLIPLLKLSARTAVLIGSALGATGLIITGLSQDLHGIIIGFALASLGFGLFRPGFTAGASLSVPRRDQGSVAGMTASINGSAYIVSPAIGVLLYNWHPMVAYGLMAGFCGWLVLWGWSALRLDQPAA encoded by the coding sequence ATGGCAAAGACATCGGGCGCGATCCCGGCCGACCGCATGACGATCCTGTTCGCGGTGATGCTGGTTGCCGCCGCGGGCAACACCGCGATGCAGTCAATCCTGCCCGCCATCGGTGCCAAGCTGCATATCCCCGACGTGTGGGTCAGCCTGGCGTTCAGCTGGTCGGCGTTATTGTGGGTGATGACCGCTCCCTATTGGGCACGCCAGTCGGACAAGCGCGGCCGCAAGGCGCTGATGGCGCTGGGGGTGATAGGGTTTATGCTGTCGATGGCGCTGTGCGGCGTGGCGCTGTGGTCCGGGCTGCAAGGCTATCTCGCCGCCGGGACCACCTTCGTCATTTTCGCCCTGTTTCGCAGCCTGTATGGTGGCTTCGGGTCGGCGGCGCCGCCCGCGGTGCAGGCCTATGTCGCGGCGCGCACCGACCCGGCGGAACGCACCCAGGCCTTGTCGCTCGTTTCCTCGTCCTTCGGCCTTGGCACGGTGATCGGTCCCGCGATCGCGCCCTTCTTCATCCTGCCGTTCGTCGGGTTGGCCGGTCCGTTGCTCGTCTTTGCCCTGATCGGCCTGCTCGTTCTGATCATGCTCCGCTGGCGGCTGCCTGACGATGTGCCGCGGTTCGCCGCGCGCGGCGCGATCGTCGCCTACCCGACGTCAGCGGGTTCACCCGCCACGGCAACCGACGATAGCGACCACGATGTCGTCGATCCCGGCGCCGCCAGCGCCCCGCCGCTGCGCTGGTCCGACACCCGCGTTCGCCCGTGGCTGCTCGCCGGGTTATACGGCGGGCAAGCGCAGGCGATGATGCTGGGCGTCATCGGCTTCCTGATCCTCGACCGGCTCGATCTGCGCCTCAATCCCGACGAGGGCGCGGCGATGACCGGTATCGTGTTGATGGCCGGCGCTTTTGCGACGTTGTTATCGCAATGGGGACTGATCCCGTTGCTCAAGCTATCGGCGCGGACCGCGGTCTTGATCGGTTCCGCGCTCGGCGCCACCGGGCTGATCATCACCGGCCTGTCGCAGGATCTGCACGGCATCATCATCGGCTTCGCGCTCGCCTCGCTCGGCTTTGGCCTGTTCCGCCCGGGCTTTACCGCTGGCGCTTCCCTATCGGTGCCGCGCCGCGACCAGGGCAGCGTCGCGGGCATGACCGCGTCGATCAATGGATCGGCCTATATCGTCTCGCCCGCGATCGGCGTGCTGCTCTACAACTGGCACCCGATGGTCGCCTATGGCCTGATGGCGGGATTTTGCGGCTGGCTGGTGCTGTGGGGCTGGTCGGCACTGCGGCTCGACCAGCCCGCGGCTTAA
- a CDS encoding DUF1905 domain-containing protein encodes MEDFTVTTPLWRWQSATAPAAWFFVTITGDAADGIRIAAISGQWLNGRKGFGSARVDAAIGDTRWQTSVFPHKESGGWLLPVKAAVRKAEELAEGDAVTVTVSL; translated from the coding sequence GTGGAGGATTTCACCGTCACCACGCCACTCTGGCGCTGGCAATCGGCGACCGCCCCGGCGGCGTGGTTTTTCGTCACCATTACCGGCGACGCCGCCGACGGCATCCGGATCGCGGCGATCAGCGGGCAGTGGCTGAACGGGCGGAAGGGCTTCGGGTCGGCGCGGGTCGATGCGGCCATCGGCGACACGCGCTGGCAGACGTCAGTGTTCCCACACAAGGAAAGCGGCGGCTGGTTGCTGCCGGTCAAAGCCGCGGTCCGCAAGGCCGAGGAGTTGGCCGAGGGTGATGCCGTGACCGTGACCGTCAGTCTTTAG
- a CDS encoding methyltransferase domain-containing protein: MTNPRAQAQETKVPLARRLRARLKRFFGPWGMFVRGFIKHPVMVGSIVPSSPTLIRHMLRPVDWKNTTLFVEYGPGVGTFCRPVLERMAGDATLIAIDTNEDFIDYLRKDIRDSRFIAVHGSASDVEAIIAAHGFEKADYVLSGLPFSTLPTGVGPAIAAATHRVLRPGGAFLVYQFRARARDFLAPHFARIDNAFEWVNVPPCFLFWGWKD; this comes from the coding sequence ATGACCAATCCGCGGGCACAGGCCCAAGAAACGAAAGTGCCGCTGGCTCGCCGCCTTCGCGCACGCCTCAAACGCTTTTTCGGGCCGTGGGGCATGTTCGTCCGTGGCTTCATCAAGCATCCGGTCATGGTGGGGTCGATCGTCCCGTCGTCGCCGACGCTGATCCGTCATATGCTGCGGCCGGTCGATTGGAAAAATACCACGCTGTTTGTGGAATATGGTCCGGGGGTCGGCACCTTTTGCCGCCCGGTGCTCGAACGCATGGCGGGCGACGCGACATTGATCGCGATCGATACCAATGAAGATTTCATCGACTATTTGCGCAAGGACATCCGGGACAGCCGCTTTATCGCGGTCCATGGTTCGGCGTCCGACGTCGAGGCGATCATCGCGGCGCATGGGTTTGAAAAGGCCGACTATGTCCTCTCGGGCCTGCCCTTTTCGACGCTGCCCACCGGTGTCGGTCCGGCGATCGCCGCCGCGACGCACCGCGTGTTGCGCCCCGGGGGCGCGTTTCTGGTCTATCAATTCCGCGCTCGCGCCCGCGATTTCCTGGCGCCGCACTTTGCCCGCATCGACAATGCGTTCGAGTGGGTGAACGTGCCGCCCTGCTTCCTCTTCTGGGGCTGGAAGGACTAA
- a CDS encoding HEPN domain-containing protein gives MSGELEGGHFDITVDRIAMMGGDLTHAQAIELLDEAARELAEIHRGKHYALWRDEKRRSLGDALQQVSPFNAYSDNWIFTGDGGGAIAQGRFGDWAIDRLVEKLDAAAIFAAFGEEIAGNVGHYSELSAILGVQLDATVDLGGGVTLDAEPEDYFEGLMHRIPFQMLPVPSGTSVLCHQYRVEPAFELRTGAPLGESVTTPAASARDQVRQRVRLACLLASTGPVELPFSLLQPDRASLFVAGDGNQSGRPFAAMPLVAFPVEGAAVARAYGLLATFRGGASMARAIDRLGRSRLAINPVDRALDLGMASEIVLMHDHSPNNTEIAHKIGSRAAWLLGQAPTERATIFADMKSLYGARSQAVHSGVLSSRSTIDLDAADALVTRIFTAILARGAFPDWSSLVMGGDALQPGEDEGDA, from the coding sequence GTGAGTGGCGAACTCGAAGGCGGTCATTTCGACATTACGGTTGACAGAATAGCTATGATGGGAGGGGATTTGACGCACGCTCAAGCAATAGAATTGCTCGACGAAGCGGCGCGCGAACTGGCTGAAATTCATCGCGGGAAGCACTATGCTTTGTGGCGCGATGAAAAACGTCGTTCCCTTGGCGACGCCCTTCAACAAGTCTCGCCGTTCAACGCCTATAGTGACAATTGGATTTTCACTGGCGATGGCGGGGGGGCGATAGCGCAAGGCCGGTTCGGCGATTGGGCGATTGATCGTCTGGTCGAGAAGCTCGACGCTGCCGCGATTTTCGCTGCCTTTGGCGAAGAGATCGCCGGAAATGTTGGACACTATTCCGAACTGAGCGCAATCCTCGGCGTGCAACTAGACGCTACCGTCGATTTGGGCGGCGGCGTGACACTGGATGCAGAGCCCGAGGATTATTTCGAGGGGCTGATGCACCGCATCCCATTCCAGATGCTGCCCGTGCCGTCAGGAACGAGCGTGCTGTGCCATCAATACCGTGTCGAGCCCGCATTCGAGCTCCGCACCGGCGCGCCGCTCGGCGAGAGTGTGACGACACCTGCTGCGTCGGCCCGTGATCAGGTGCGCCAGCGAGTGCGCCTGGCGTGCCTCCTCGCCAGCACCGGTCCGGTCGAGCTACCTTTTTCGCTGCTGCAGCCGGATCGAGCGAGCCTGTTCGTTGCTGGAGACGGCAATCAGTCCGGGCGCCCGTTCGCCGCGATGCCGTTGGTCGCATTTCCCGTTGAGGGCGCGGCAGTCGCGCGAGCCTATGGTCTTCTCGCAACCTTCCGGGGCGGCGCCAGCATGGCGCGCGCGATCGACCGGCTGGGACGTTCGCGCCTGGCGATCAACCCGGTAGATCGCGCGCTCGACCTCGGCATGGCGTCCGAGATCGTGCTGATGCACGACCACAGCCCCAACAATACCGAAATTGCCCATAAGATCGGCAGCCGCGCGGCATGGCTTCTCGGTCAAGCACCGACCGAGCGGGCGACGATTTTCGCTGACATGAAATCGCTCTATGGAGCTCGGTCACAAGCGGTGCATTCCGGCGTTTTGTCGTCACGATCGACCATAGACCTCGATGCTGCTGATGCGCTCGTCACGCGTATCTTCACCGCGATCCTCGCTCGTGGCGCCTTTCCGGATTGGTCTAGCCTGGTGATGGGCGGAGACGCCTTGCAACCGGGGGAGGACGAAGGTGACGCATAA
- a CDS encoding CDC48 family AAA ATPase, with amino-acid sequence MADAAVKEKQVKLQVANSRAEESGGGIARIPRSAMAELGVTEGDIIQISGKRETASRVVLPYAEDEGLEVIRLDGLQRANAGAGAGDMVMLSRVETRPASRVVFAPAQENLRLQGSANALKRSFFGRPLVAGDTVATAGQQRLESGDMPPQLRQMLNAPAYALAEVRLIVVSAAPKGVVFIDENTEIELLPEYQEPQDTRRTDVTYDDLGGLGETIDQLREMVELPLRYPELFRRLGVDPPRGVLLHGPPGTGKTRLARAVANESEAQFFLINGPEIMGSAYGESEKRLRDIFEQAAKAAPSILFIDEIDSIAPKRGQVTGEAEKRLVAQLLTLMDGLEPRTNLVVIAATNRPDAIDEALRRPGRFDREIVIGVPDESGRREILGIHTRGMPLAIDVDLAELARTTFGFVGADMASLTREAAIEAVRRIMPKLDLAEGTIPPEVLEELRVTREDFSNALKRVQPSAMREVMVQAPTTRWSDIGGLDAAREKLIEGIELPLKHPEAFRRLGIRPAKGFLLYGPPGTGKTLLAKAAARESDANFISIKSSDLLSKWYGESEQQIARLFARARAVAPTIIFIDELDSLVPARGSGTSGEPQVTERVVNTILAEMDGIEEMQSVVVIGATNRPNLIDPALLRPGRLDELIYVSVPNTEGRQRILEIQTGKMPLADDVDLAVLAEKSDRFTGADLEDLTRRAGLAALKRSIDSDLVTMADFDAAMKDTRASVTEAMEKDYEKIQGEIKQAAMSVNPIGFFAPGMLKPVREQKHTDGAVKD; translated from the coding sequence TTGGCCGATGCAGCGGTAAAAGAAAAGCAAGTGAAACTGCAGGTGGCGAATTCGCGCGCCGAAGAGAGCGGCGGCGGTATCGCGCGCATTCCGCGCTCGGCGATGGCCGAACTGGGCGTCACCGAGGGCGACATCATCCAGATCAGCGGCAAGCGCGAGACCGCGTCGCGCGTCGTCCTTCCCTATGCCGAGGATGAAGGGCTGGAGGTCATCCGGCTCGACGGTTTGCAGCGCGCGAATGCGGGCGCGGGCGCGGGCGACATGGTGATGCTGAGCCGCGTCGAAACGCGCCCGGCGAGCCGCGTGGTGTTCGCCCCGGCTCAGGAAAATCTGCGGCTGCAAGGATCGGCGAACGCGCTGAAACGCAGCTTTTTCGGGCGACCGCTGGTGGCCGGCGACACCGTCGCGACCGCCGGGCAGCAGCGGCTGGAATCGGGCGACATGCCGCCGCAATTGCGCCAGATGCTCAACGCGCCCGCCTATGCGCTGGCCGAGGTCCGCCTGATCGTCGTATCGGCGGCGCCCAAGGGCGTGGTGTTCATCGATGAAAATACCGAAATCGAACTGCTGCCCGAATATCAGGAGCCGCAGGACACGCGCCGCACCGATGTCACCTATGACGATCTGGGCGGGCTGGGCGAGACGATCGATCAGCTGCGCGAAATGGTCGAACTGCCGCTGCGTTACCCCGAGTTGTTCCGCCGTCTGGGCGTCGATCCGCCGCGCGGGGTGCTACTCCACGGGCCGCCGGGCACCGGCAAGACGCGGCTTGCCCGCGCCGTCGCCAACGAGAGCGAAGCACAATTTTTCCTGATCAACGGCCCCGAAATCATGGGGTCGGCCTATGGCGAATCCGAAAAGCGGCTGCGCGATATTTTCGAACAGGCCGCCAAGGCGGCGCCGTCGATCCTTTTCATCGACGAAATCGATTCGATCGCGCCCAAGCGCGGGCAGGTGACCGGCGAGGCCGAAAAGCGCCTCGTCGCCCAGTTGCTGACGCTGATGGATGGGCTGGAGCCACGCACCAATCTGGTAGTGATTGCGGCTACCAACCGTCCCGATGCAATCGATGAAGCGTTGCGCCGTCCGGGCCGCTTCGACCGCGAGATTGTCATCGGGGTGCCCGACGAGAGCGGACGCCGTGAGATTTTGGGGATCCACACCCGCGGTATGCCGCTGGCCATCGATGTCGATCTGGCCGAACTGGCGCGCACGACCTTTGGCTTTGTCGGCGCCGACATGGCGTCGCTGACGCGCGAGGCGGCGATCGAGGCGGTTCGCCGGATCATGCCCAAACTCGATCTGGCCGAAGGAACGATCCCGCCCGAGGTGCTGGAGGAATTGCGCGTGACGCGGGAGGATTTCAGCAATGCGTTAAAGCGCGTCCAGCCGTCGGCGATGCGCGAAGTGATGGTGCAGGCGCCTACGACGCGGTGGAGCGACATCGGCGGGCTGGACGCGGCGCGCGAAAAGCTGATCGAAGGGATCGAGCTGCCGCTCAAGCATCCCGAGGCGTTTCGTCGGCTGGGCATCCGACCTGCGAAGGGTTTCCTGCTCTATGGCCCGCCGGGAACCGGCAAGACGTTGCTGGCGAAAGCGGCGGCGCGCGAGTCCGACGCCAATTTTATTTCGATCAAATCGTCGGATCTGCTGTCGAAATGGTATGGCGAGAGCGAGCAGCAGATCGCGCGGCTGTTCGCCCGCGCCCGCGCGGTCGCGCCGACGATTATCTTTATCGACGAACTCGACAGCCTGGTGCCAGCGCGTGGCAGCGGCACGTCGGGCGAGCCCCAGGTCACTGAACGCGTCGTCAACACGATCCTGGCCGAGATGGACGGGATCGAGGAAATGCAGTCGGTCGTCGTTATCGGCGCGACCAACCGCCCGAACCTGATCGACCCGGCGTTGCTGCGGCCGGGGCGGCTTGACGAGCTGATCTATGTGTCGGTTCCCAACACCGAAGGGCGCCAGCGCATCCTGGAAATCCAGACCGGCAAAATGCCGCTCGCCGACGATGTCGATCTGGCGGTGCTGGCCGAAAAGTCTGATCGTTTCACCGGTGCGGACCTGGAGGATTTGACGCGGCGGGCGGGTTTGGCGGCGCTCAAGCGGTCGATCGACAGCGATCTGGTGACCATGGCCGATTTCGACGCTGCGATGAAGGATACCCGCGCGTCGGTGACCGAAGCGATGGAAAAGGATTATGAAAAAATCCAGGGCGAGATCAAGCAGGCGGCGATGAGCGTCAATCCGATCGGCTTCTTTGCGCCCGGGATGCTCAAACCCGTGCGCGAGCAAAAGCACACCGACGGTGCGGTGAAGGATTAA
- the rpoZ gene encoding DNA-directed RNA polymerase subunit omega, translating to MARVTVEDCVDKIPNRFDLVLLSAHRAREISGGSELTVDRDRDKNPVVALREIAEQTVRPKDLKEVLITTLQKVVVDDDDTPDEISSISRSAEALRLTAAAPPRSPAGGGSDFE from the coding sequence ATGGCCCGCGTTACCGTCGAGGATTGCGTCGACAAGATTCCCAACCGTTTCGACCTGGTCCTGCTCTCCGCGCACCGGGCGCGCGAGATTTCGGGCGGCTCGGAACTGACCGTTGACCGCGACCGCGACAAGAACCCCGTCGTGGCCCTGCGCGAAATTGCCGAACAGACCGTGCGTCCGAAGGATCTGAAGGAAGTGCTGATCACGACGTTGCAGAAGGTCGTCGTTGACGATGACGATACGCCGGATGAAATCAGCTCGATCAGCCGCTCGGCAGAAGCGCTTCGCCTGACCGCCGCAGCCCCGCCGCGCAGCCCCGCGGGTGGTGGCAGCGACTTCGAATAA
- a CDS encoding LysR substrate-binding domain-containing protein yields MARLPPLSSMEAFLEVARHGTVKAAAIELGLSMPALSRRIQTLEHAVGRPLFNRHHHGLSLTEAGRSLQEQLAPILDELRTVIGQVGSPDASLRLHLNVLPLFAQQRLFPRLPELRREHPELHIDIDTMSHAEARLGDGIDAAIALARSIDPALYAARLDQDKVFPIAARNLTDADRPIAVPEQLQRTTILLHREMPETFTEWKKAIGMPYLEPAGIDYFDSGPLMLEAAAQGIGVAFMHGHHFDDAHDPRLVRLFDFDVDSPYSYWFVCRPRALRQPAVKLFHDWLLAAKI; encoded by the coding sequence ATGGCACGCCTTCCTCCCCTCAGCAGCATGGAGGCCTTTCTCGAGGTCGCCCGCCATGGCACGGTCAAGGCGGCTGCGATCGAACTCGGCCTGTCGATGCCGGCGCTGTCGCGGCGCATCCAGACGCTGGAACATGCGGTCGGGCGGCCGCTGTTCAACCGCCATCATCACGGGCTCAGCCTGACCGAGGCGGGGCGCAGCTTGCAGGAACAGCTGGCGCCGATCCTGGATGAGCTCCGGACCGTCATCGGTCAGGTCGGCAGCCCCGACGCCTCGCTGCGCCTGCACCTCAATGTGCTGCCACTGTTCGCGCAGCAGCGGCTGTTCCCGCGCCTGCCTGAACTGCGCCGCGAACATCCCGAACTGCACATCGACATCGACACGATGTCCCACGCCGAAGCGCGGCTGGGCGACGGGATCGACGCCGCGATCGCCCTCGCCCGCTCGATCGACCCAGCACTCTATGCGGCGCGGCTCGATCAGGACAAGGTGTTCCCGATCGCGGCGCGCAACCTGACCGACGCCGACCGGCCGATCGCGGTCCCCGAACAATTGCAGCGCACGACCATCCTGCTCCACCGCGAGATGCCCGAGACCTTTACCGAGTGGAAAAAAGCAATCGGCATGCCCTACCTCGAGCCCGCGGGCATCGACTATTTCGACTCGGGCCCGCTGATGCTCGAAGCCGCGGCGCAGGGCATCGGCGTCGCCTTCATGCACGGCCACCACTTCGACGACGCGCACGACCCGCGCCTCGTCCGTCTGTTCGATTTCGACGTCGACAGCCCGTACAGCTACTGGTTCGTCTGCCGCCCGCGCGCGCTGCGCCAACCCGCGGTAAAACTGTTCCACGACTGGTTGCTGGCAGCAAAGATCTGA